A single Methanolobus sp. ZRKC5 DNA region contains:
- a CDS encoding DUF2119 domain-containing protein: MSYRILGEGKPVRLFVAGLHGKEWKDTSDILENIEAPKKGTLAVIPLVNKGNYVSTLDDNYFTEIGMPIIEAVEELKPEVYIEIHSYSAQNIGKLTGAERLDRVGVPAFSRLDHDVLLGSVAPYIRRKYFPQDALCLTFEIQKGNTLSKQYATSIINRMKEFTSRDEFLSCMFERYPKQARKAIEDYKNFYGLSDDEI, from the coding sequence ATGTCATACCGTATACTTGGGGAAGGAAAACCTGTCAGGTTGTTTGTGGCAGGTCTGCACGGGAAAGAATGGAAGGATACTTCAGACATCCTTGAGAACATAGAAGCTCCCAAGAAGGGAACTCTGGCAGTTATTCCTCTTGTGAATAAAGGTAACTATGTCTCTACACTGGATGATAACTATTTTACTGAAATCGGGATGCCTATAATAGAGGCTGTGGAAGAACTCAAACCTGAAGTCTATATTGAAATTCACTCTTATTCTGCGCAAAATATTGGAAAACTCACAGGGGCTGAAAGGCTGGACCGTGTAGGTGTGCCGGCATTCAGCAGGCTTGATCATGATGTGCTTCTGGGTTCTGTTGCACCATACATTCGCAGGAAGTATTTTCCTCAGGATGCACTCTGCCTGACTTTTGAGATACAGAAAGGAAATACCCTTTCGAAACAGTATGCAACAAGCATTATAAACAGAATGAAGGAATTCACATCCAGAGATGAGTTCCTCAGCTGTATGTTTGAACGATATCCAAAACAGGCAAGGAAAGCTATTGAGGATTATAAGAATTTCTATGGTTTATCAGATGATGAAATTTAG
- a CDS encoding cytochrome c biogenesis protein — MLIDRKKERIIAAITFPVMLIAIWMVFFYVPQMKGNAGEVLDSSFKIFYFHLSIAMVAYLSFTVVFIASIMQLKANSRKWDIVAHSAAEVGVVFAFLVLATGSIWAKATWGWYWVWEPRLTTSLALFLVYLAYLMLRQALEEPEKRARLAAVFGIVGFLSVPLSFFSIRLWRSAHPLMFGGSSYGGSGGGLEGTSLRLTLMVNMLAFALLFTSMLVYRVNNEALKEELDEAKYKSA, encoded by the coding sequence ATGCTCATTGACAGGAAAAAAGAGAGAATAATTGCAGCCATCACATTCCCTGTTATGCTAATTGCCATATGGATGGTCTTTTTTTATGTGCCCCAGATGAAGGGAAATGCCGGTGAGGTGCTTGACAGTAGTTTTAAGATCTTCTATTTCCACCTGTCAATTGCAATGGTGGCATACCTGTCATTCACAGTGGTTTTTATTGCCAGTATAATGCAGCTTAAGGCAAACAGCAGGAAATGGGATATTGTTGCTCACTCCGCCGCAGAAGTTGGAGTTGTGTTTGCTTTTCTTGTACTTGCAACGGGATCCATATGGGCAAAAGCCACATGGGGATGGTATTGGGTATGGGAACCTCGACTCACGACATCTCTTGCACTCTTCCTAGTTTATCTTGCTTACCTGATGCTTCGTCAGGCACTTGAAGAACCGGAAAAGAGAGCACGTCTTGCAGCTGTCTTTGGAATAGTTGGATTTCTCTCTGTTCCGCTGAGTTTCTTTTCCATACGTTTATGGCGTTCAGCTCACCCTCTGATGTTCGGTGGCTCTTCATATGGGGGTAGTGGTGGAGGGCTTGAAGGCACTTCACTACGTCTCACACTTATGGTCAATATGTTGGCCTTTGCGCTGTTATTTACATCAATGCTTGTCTACAGGGTGAACAACGAAGCCCTAAAGGAAGAGCTGGATGAAGCAAAGTATAAGTCTGCATGA
- a CDS encoding SAM-dependent methyltransferase: MRLDAYLVEMGYFKSRGRAKTAILNGNIKVDNTIVKKPSRDISADAEVDVEEGLDMPRGYFKLKKIQDATGLIEKGDRVLDLGSSAGGFLMLASEIASSVKGVEFSRDFSTELEKVVDEKENISVMFGDVFKVPLEKMSPEKVDVILSDMTLEPLDSLAALERVLPLLRDKGKLLQVIKMGKQKNSKPILAKAEAMGLKIIEVLESEKQEIYIIAQKVV; encoded by the coding sequence ATGAGACTGGATGCATACCTTGTGGAAATGGGCTATTTCAAGTCGAGGGGCAGGGCAAAAACCGCTATACTTAATGGCAATATCAAAGTAGACAATACCATTGTAAAAAAACCTTCCAGGGATATCAGTGCAGATGCTGAGGTTGATGTGGAGGAAGGGCTTGATATGCCCCGGGGTTATTTCAAACTCAAAAAGATACAGGATGCCACAGGTCTGATCGAAAAGGGTGACCGGGTACTGGACCTTGGTTCAAGTGCAGGAGGATTTTTGATGCTGGCATCTGAGATAGCATCTTCTGTTAAAGGTGTGGAATTCAGCAGGGATTTCAGCACGGAACTCGAAAAAGTAGTCGATGAAAAAGAAAATATTTCTGTCATGTTCGGAGATGTATTTAAGGTTCCACTGGAAAAGATGTCACCTGAAAAGGTCGATGTGATACTCAGTGATATGACACTTGAACCTCTGGATTCTCTGGCAGCTCTTGAAAGGGTGTTGCCACTATTGAGGGATAAAGGGAAACTGCTTCAGGTAATCAAGATGGGAAAGCAGAAGAACAGCAAACCTATTCTTGCAAAGGCAGAAGCAATGGGACTGAAAATCATCGAGGTTCTGGAATCTGAAAAGCAGGAGATATATATCATTGCACAGAAAGTTGTGTAA
- a CDS encoding bile acid:sodium symporter family protein, giving the protein MIKRFNSLFPLWAIIFSIIAFAYPSVFSPYKNAITPLLGIVMFGMGITLSANDFLLVLKRPRVIALGTAMQYILMPLIAFIISYLLNLPIEIMAGMVLLGSCPGGTASNVICYLAKGDVALSITLTSVSTLLAFFLTPALTWLYIGQAVPVEVGNMMLSIVKIVLVPVALGVIINTLFDKHIERFRHAFPALSVATIVFIIAIIIALNKENILVAGKLVMIAVILHNGFGFASGYFISKTLGLDEKDARTLAIEVGMQNSGLSVALAAKYFTPLAALPGALFSIWHNIMGSALAAYWSSKEDKNGL; this is encoded by the coding sequence ATGATAAAGCGATTCAACTCCCTTTTCCCCCTGTGGGCAATTATTTTCTCAATAATAGCCTTTGCCTACCCATCTGTATTTTCCCCTTATAAAAATGCCATAACTCCTCTGCTTGGGATTGTAATGTTTGGAATGGGAATCACACTTTCAGCAAACGATTTTCTACTTGTTCTCAAAAGACCTCGTGTTATAGCCCTTGGAACTGCCATGCAGTACATACTCATGCCACTCATTGCCTTCATCATTTCTTATCTGCTTAATCTCCCGATTGAGATCATGGCAGGAATGGTACTGCTGGGATCCTGTCCCGGAGGTACAGCTTCAAATGTCATCTGTTACCTTGCAAAGGGAGACGTGGCACTTTCAATAACACTTACCTCTGTTTCCACATTACTGGCTTTCTTCCTGACACCTGCACTTACATGGCTTTATATCGGGCAGGCAGTACCGGTAGAAGTAGGGAACATGATGCTGAGCATTGTAAAGATAGTACTTGTCCCGGTAGCGCTTGGAGTCATCATTAATACGCTCTTCGATAAACATATTGAAAGATTCAGGCATGCTTTCCCGGCATTGTCAGTAGCCACAATCGTGTTTATCATTGCTATTATCATTGCCCTGAATAAAGAGAATATCCTTGTTGCCGGAAAACTTGTAATGATTGCAGTTATCCTCCATAATGGATTTGGATTTGCAAGCGGTTATTTCATTTCAAAAACACTGGGACTTGATGAGAAGGATGCAAGAACCCTGGCAATAGAAGTCGGGATGCAGAATTCAGGATTGAGTGTGGCTCTTGCAGCTAAGTATTTCACACCCCTTGCAGCTCTTCCCGGTGCTTTATTCAGTATCTGGCATAACATCATGGGCTCTGCACTGGCTGCATACTGGTCATCCAAAGAGGACAAAAATGGTTTATAG
- a CDS encoding NADH:flavin oxidoreductase, whose translation MLFEPIELGNMDVPNRFVRSATHEWMAEPDGTPTERLGELYEELARNDVGLIITGYAYVNPKGKSDRLQQGIYDDRFIEPYKKIVSRVHEHGSKIVVQIMHGGRQTMLSAKTPIMLAPSAVTNKRNGVTPEEMTEEEVLETIEDFANAARRAKEAGFDGVQLHCAHGFLLSNFISPYTNRRKDRWGGSTEKRTQVILDIITRIHEMIGDDFPILVKLNATDGFPKGKKNVLDAPECVEIAKILAANGVCAIEVSGGIVEAGQEMFRTKVDRPEDEAYYRNYSKMIKEAVDVPVIVVGGIRSKAVMEQMLAEEYADMVSLCRSLICEPDLVAKIRNGETEIAKCVSCNLCSDESGIKCNYDFGN comes from the coding sequence ATGTTGTTCGAACCGATAGAACTTGGGAATATGGATGTTCCAAATCGTTTTGTACGCTCGGCTACCCATGAGTGGATGGCAGAGCCTGATGGCACCCCAACTGAAAGACTGGGTGAGCTTTACGAAGAGCTTGCACGTAATGATGTAGGGCTTATCATCACAGGATATGCATACGTCAATCCTAAAGGTAAAAGTGACCGCCTTCAGCAGGGAATCTATGATGACAGGTTCATAGAACCTTACAAGAAGATAGTTTCCAGGGTTCACGAGCATGGGAGCAAGATCGTAGTACAGATCATGCATGGTGGCAGGCAGACCATGTTAAGTGCCAAAACTCCAATTATGCTTGCACCTTCAGCCGTTACAAATAAAAGAAACGGTGTAACTCCCGAGGAAATGACAGAGGAAGAAGTTCTTGAGACAATAGAGGACTTTGCCAATGCTGCAAGAAGGGCAAAGGAAGCAGGTTTTGATGGTGTACAATTACACTGTGCCCACGGTTTTTTGCTCAGTAATTTTATTTCTCCCTACACAAACAGACGCAAAGACAGGTGGGGTGGCTCAACAGAAAAAAGGACACAGGTAATCCTGGATATCATCACAAGAATACATGAGATGATTGGAGATGATTTTCCGATCCTTGTCAAATTGAATGCTACCGATGGATTCCCAAAAGGCAAGAAAAACGTCCTCGATGCTCCTGAATGTGTTGAAATAGCAAAGATACTGGCTGCAAATGGTGTGTGTGCCATTGAGGTAAGTGGCGGTATTGTTGAAGCCGGGCAGGAGATGTTCAGGACAAAAGTAGACAGACCTGAGGACGAGGCATATTACAGGAACTACTCAAAAATGATAAAGGAAGCTGTGGATGTGCCGGTTATAGTAGTAGGTGGCATACGTTCTAAGGCTGTTATGGAGCAGATGCTTGCAGAAGAGTATGCAGATATGGTATCCCTGTGCAGGTCGCTCATATGTGAACCTGACCTTGTTGCAAAAATAAGGAATGGTGAAACAGAGATTGCAAAATGTGTATCCTGCAACCTGTGTTCTGATGAGAGCGGCATAAAATGCAATTATGATTTTGGCAACTGA
- a CDS encoding HAD family phosphatase: MLSPNGDDLLKAVIFDMDGVLVDSMSYHAEAVQHIFDEIGVEMDQQDIFEREGERTVDIVAFLLDKGTGNASNYDISDIVERYISEFNRIVELKVFDGMQECLNVLKEKFDLAVVSGSDKPIVNDIISSQYPGIFKGIVTADDVERGKPEPDPYLKAVEMLGISSHEGIVIENAPMGVEAAKKAGLCCVAIPTYLDPEKFQQADMVIKDHTHLVEFLRKLDPSYNCLQLPKS; encoded by the coding sequence ATGCTTTCTCCCAATGGTGATGATTTGTTAAAGGCAGTAATATTCGATATGGATGGTGTGCTTGTGGATTCAATGTCATATCATGCGGAAGCGGTCCAGCATATCTTTGATGAGATAGGCGTGGAAATGGATCAACAGGATATCTTTGAAAGAGAAGGAGAAAGAACCGTGGACATCGTTGCATTCCTGCTCGATAAAGGGACTGGTAATGCATCAAATTATGACATATCAGATATTGTGGAGAGATATATTTCCGAGTTTAACAGGATAGTGGAGCTTAAGGTCTTTGACGGCATGCAGGAATGCCTTAATGTCCTGAAGGAGAAATTTGACCTTGCTGTTGTGTCGGGTTCCGACAAACCAATTGTTAATGACATTATCAGCTCCCAGTACCCAGGGATATTTAAAGGGATTGTAACTGCCGATGATGTGGAACGTGGAAAGCCGGAACCTGACCCATATCTCAAAGCAGTGGAAATGCTTGGAATTTCCAGTCATGAAGGTATTGTAATAGAAAATGCCCCCATGGGTGTGGAGGCTGCGAAAAAGGCAGGCTTGTGTTGTGTAGCAATACCAACCTACCTTGACCCGGAAAAATTCCAGCAGGCGGATATGGTCATAAAAGACCACACACACCTTGTAGAGTTCCTGCGAAAGCTTGATCCCTCATACAACTGTCTTCAGTTGCCAAAATCATAA